A region from the Gossypium hirsutum isolate 1008001.06 chromosome A08, Gossypium_hirsutum_v2.1, whole genome shotgun sequence genome encodes:
- the LOC107929463 gene encoding putative disease resistance protein At4g19050 isoform X1 has translation MEEPKQQGKNMTDNPKTEGQSSGTPSSDNAGEGEQEQQTNPRETRITTAKDKVGNVVKVIRGELESSTRAVALTGRPGVGKTWLAKQITESAVSPEGPFYMSLWTSLSLNQKKDDMSLFQSIARQLSIPNLGSMWEDADDMDDDDKREEVAGKELEAKVRGELKKRYEECKRNEDPEKKHKFLLVVLDCEGEVKSEDYKEIMDQILSPEDYKNDDDKSLTNVLITSRELGNLDSIEKKVQPYSGDEAVAFLNDRVDNHVSLRSKFQILCADIKKRSQVLPAEIIMLAEALNHTATGELDSAFDAAHLILEAAGNDHVIPLLPFIYGQLPDDNCLIDCFWHSRNLLGKHGGVQYNELIVRWILEGHLDLADGIRKAYNKGYNVMMELVDRGMLKMQEDNLIVLERATLDLEDRNCRELFETSNLGLAGMLEDKGRKVFERMTPTDGMMKTVKVDKEGKSVSSLLIDGSRFSREDPEKFFEQKQHLEVLALFNPRLTCIPDPIPKMNNLLLLVIRGCYLLQTVDCIKGLKELVALEITGSPLLKEMATDFFAEMTKLRSLNLSALGIKSLPDVFNLTALRRLTLRNCTYLVALPKLANLKDLEVFDVSGSSNLNRLQEKSFQSFHKLRFADFSGTSIEKLPIVQKLENLTILLVRGCVRLSGLRFMKHLHKLKVLDVSGATKIKEIFYDCFTDTDNLKILDLSETDIRFLPESLGKSLCDLKLKGCSKLERLLDTRNLTNLELLDLSDCSSLKAFPNNFFEHLTSLKSLDLSNSQVKSFPSHFDLPYLRHLLLKNCSFESLPESKTFGSFDKLRNLVELDLSGCKSPAEQLPSLEHLTDLEVINLSGYKALSEIDASFEHMSWLQVLNLSETKVSSLPKLSNHSKLRSLILNNCTELRTSPDFDILLKLEELDLRGTCSLTNIKAENLSRLTQLKTLRLSKSAFEATQSYLPNLEQLEVLDLSGEEDVEFVPSLDNLIRLRQLLLGGCSKLNKLPPLNSLSQLEVLDLSGTKVPKIGEEIWNLKLKRLHLPEGAIEEFNSGIRTKKLEHLPLELKLDHCYVSKPSEIPQGDKVPLPRIVVLGVELLKSLKEDSALLERIRHSIFSVRAQPKKEDNYSDSRKHIFSCIYSKIKKLPSKEKDDQCLEIQGFDVFPSDIEVLLEHATYVFLVENGFLKNLSDLKADSLKNIRGCWLERCNNVEESIFVEADLGKWGTLEILWISNLPKLKSLYEEKVQSLSFGSIKHLYIDCCPKLETVFPSWLIAENLETLQITFCDNLKTLFGDNGSNGEKEQTWNPEDTRPTNKKEQRATGSEDKKVHETKSSAKEKVQPKSPINKKEEVQPETLTDKEEQEKAQQPESLPDKEGKDAPKSLPDKEEKEEAQQPESLPDKEEKEEAQQPESLPDKEEKEAPKSLPDKEENEEAQQPESLPDRAANPANMQEEQAVSSADMKKIKLKHLHISYCPMLETVFSSGQVPENLEILRVKHCDELKSVFQPELNDRELPKLSTLHLSDLPAWTSSGYGFKLNESVTKHLRVSHVKGLQDIHPDNASMEATPADEN, from the exons ATGGAAGAACCTAAGCAACAAG GCAAGAATATGACAGACAACCCCAAAACAGAGGGTCAAAGCTCAGGAACACCGTCGTCTGATAATGCTGGAGAAGGGGAGCAAGAGCAACAGACTAATCCTCGAG AAACGAGGATCACTACTGCAAAAGATAAAGTGGGAAATGTAGTGAAAGTGATACGGGGGGAGCTGGAATCTTCCACCAGAGCAGTTGCCCTCACAGGGAGACCTGGAGTAGGGAAAACATGGCTGGCCAAACAAATAACCGAGTCCGCTGTCAGTCCAGAAGGTCCCTTCTACATGTCTCTTTGGACGTCTCTGAGCCTGAATCAAAAGAAGGACGATATGTCTCTTTTTCAATCCATTGCGCGCCAGTTGTCCATCCCTAACTTGGGCAGTATGTGGGAAGATGCCGATGACATGGACGACGACGACAAAAGGGAGGAGGTTGCTGGAAAAGAGCTGGAGGCAAAGGTAAGAGGCGAACTTAAGAAGAGATACGAGGAATGTAAGAGGAATGAGGATCCggaaaaaaaacacaagtttctTTTGGTGGTGTTGGATTGTGAAGGGGAGGTCAAATCTGAAGATTATAAAGAAATCATGGATCAGATACTCTCTCCGGAGGACTATAAGAATGACGACGACAAATCCCTTACCAATGTCTTAATCACATCAAGGGAACTTGGAAACCTTGATTCTATCGAGAAGAAAGTCCAACCCTATTCGGGAGATGAGGCTGTGGCTTTCTTAAACGACAGGGTTGACAACCATGTTTCTCTGCGTTCCAAGTTCCAAATATTATGTGCTGACATTAAAAAGAGAAGCCAGGTTTTGCCTGCTGAAATTATCATGTTAGCTGAAGCCTTAAATCACACTGCAACAGGCGAGCTGGACAGTGCTTTCGATGCAGCACATCTCATTTTGGAGGCCGCTGGAAATGATCATGTGATTCCGCTTCTTCCTTTCATTTATGGCCAGTTGCCAGATGACAATTGCTTGATCGATTGCTTTTGGCATAGCCGGAACTTGCTGGGGAAACATGGGGGTGTTCAGTACAATGAGCTGATCGTTCGCTGGATACTCGAAGGCCATCTTGATCTTGCTGATGGTATCAGGAAGGCTTACAACAAGGGATACAACGTGATGATGGAGCTTGTAGATCGTGGCATGCTGAAGATGCAAGAGGACAATCTTATTGTTCTGGAAAGAGCGACGCTTGATCTTGAGGACCGTAACTGTCGAGAATTGTTCGAAACATCCAACCTGGGGTTGGCCGGCATGCTTGAGGATAAAGGTCGCAAAGTTTTTGAAAGAATGACACCTACTGATGGCATGATGAAGACAGTGAAAGTGGACAAGGAAGGGAAATCAGTCTCCTCGCTACTGATTGATGGAAGCCGTTTCTCGAGAGAAGACCCTGAAAAATTCTTTGAACAAAAGCAGCATCTCGAAGTTCTTGCCCTTTTCAATCCCAGGCTGACATGTATCCCAGACCCCATACCTAAAATGAACAATCTGCTTCTGCTTGTCATCAGAGGCTGTTATCTGCTTCAGACAGTCGATTGCATTAAGGGTCTCAAAGAATTAGTGGCACTTGAGATAACTGGTTCACCCTTGCTCAAGGAAATGGCAACTGATTTTTTTGCTGAAATGACCAAACTTAGAAGCCTTAATCTATCTGCACTGGGAATCAAGTCATTGCCTGATGTCTTCAATCTGACTGCACTTCGGAGGCTCACCCTTAGAAACTGTACTTACCTGGTAGCACTGCCAAAGCTAGCCAATCTCAAAGACCTCGAGGTATTCGATGTTTCTGGATCCTCCAATTTGAATAGGCTCCAAGAAAAAAGTTTCCAGTCATTTCATAAACTTCGATTCGCTGATTTCTCTGGAACCAGCATCGAGAAATTACCAATTGTTCAGAAACTTGAAAATCTAACCATCCTCTTGGTTAGAGGATGTGTTCGTTTGTCTGGACTGCGATTTATGAAGCATCTGCACAAGCTCAAGGTTCTTGATGTTTCAGGTGCTACTAAGATAAAGGAGATATTCTATGATTGCTTTACTGATACTGACAACCTGAAAATCCTTGATCTATCAGAAACCGATATTAGATTTTTGCCTGAAAGCCTTGGCAAAAGTCTATGTGATCTCAAACTTAAAGGTTGTTCCAAGCTTGAAAGACTCCTGGACACAAGAAACCTCACTAACCTAGAGTTACTCGATCTTTCCGATTGCTCTAGTCTAAAAGCGTTTCCAAACAACTTTTTTGAGCACCTGACCAGTCTTAAGTCCCTCGACCTCTCAAACTCCCAAGTTAAAAGTTTTCCATCTCATTTCGACCTTCCCTATCTTCGCCACCTTTTGCTAAAGAATTGCTCGTTCGAAAGTCTTCCAGAGTCGAAAACCTTTGGCTCTTTTGACAAACTTCGTAACCTTGTGGAACTTGATCTCTCAGGTTGTAAGAGCCCAGCTGAGCAATTGCCAAGCTTGGAACATCTTACAGACCTTGAGGTTATTAATCTTTCAGGTTATAAGGCTCTGTCAGAAATAGATGCTTCCTTTGAGCACATGTCTTGGCTTCAAGTTCTCAATCTCTCAGAAACCAAGGTTTCAAGCTTACCAAAACTAAGCAATCACAGCAAACTCCGTTCCCTTATCCTAAATAACTGCACCGAGCTCCGAACTTCTCCAGATTTTGATATCCTTTTAAAACTTGAAGAGCTTGACCTGCGTGGTACATGCTCTTTGACGAATATCAAAGCAGAAAATTTGAGTCGCCTGACTCAGCTAAAAACTCTTAGGTTATCTAAAAGCGCTTTTGAGGCCACTCAATCTTATTTACCAAATTTGGAACAACTTGAGGTTCTGGATCTTTCTGGAGAAGAAGATGTTGAGTTTGTGCCCTCTCTCGACAATCTTATCAGGTTACGCCAGCTCTTGCTAGGGGGTTGTTCGAAGTTAAATAAGTTGCCACCACTGAATTCACTGAGTCAGCTTGAGGTGCTTGATCTATCAGGTACCAAAGTACCAAAGATTGGAGAAGaaatttggaatttaaaattaaaacgcCTTCATCTACCGGAGGGGGCGATTGAAGAATTTAACAGTGGAATTCGTACGAAAAAGCTCGAGCACCTTCCATTGGAGCTAAAGCTGGATCACTGTTATGTCTCTAAGCCTTCAGAGATTCCTCAAGGGGATAAGGTGCCACTACCAAGAATAGTTGTGCTGGGCGTAGAACTCCTCAAAAGTTTGAAGGAAGATTCTGCATTACTGGAGCGTATCAGGCATTCAATTTTCTCTGTTCGAGCACAACCCAAAAAGGAGGACAATTACAGTGATAGTCGTAAGCATATCTTCAGTTGTATCTACTCCAAGATCAAAAAGCTTCCTTCTAAGGAAAAAGATGACCAATGTTTGGAAATCCAAGGATTTGATGTTTTTCCTTCTGATATTGAGGTTCTTCTTGAGCATGCCACATATGTCTTTTTGGTTGAAAATGGTTTTTTGAAAAACTTGTCTGATTTAAAGGCTGACAGCTTGAAGAACATCAGAGGCTGTTGGTTAGAGAGGTGCAACAACGTGGAAGAAAGCATCTTCGTGGAGGCAGATCTTGGGAAGTGGGGAACCCTTGAGATTCTATGGATTTCGAACCTTCCCAAATTGAAGAGTTTGTACGAGGAGAAAGTACAATCCCTGAGTTTTGGGAGCATAAAGCATTTGTACATTGACTGCTGCCCAAAGCTTGAGACGGTTTTCCCATCATGGCTGATCGCTGAAAACCTTGAAACTCTCCAAATTACATTCTGTGATAATCTAAAGACTTTGTTTGGAGATAACGGGTCGAACGGTGAGAAAGAGCAGACCTGGAATCCAGAAGATACGAGGCCCACAAACAAGAAAGAGCAGCGTGCTACGGGTTCAGAAGACAAGAAAGTGCACGAAACCAAGAGTTCAGCCAAAGAAAAGGTGCAGCCGAAGAGTCCCATAAATAAGAAAGAGGAAGTGCAGCCCGAGACCTTAACAGACAAGGAAGAGCAAGAGAAGGCGCAGCAGCCCGAGAGTTTACCAGACAAGGAAGGGAAAGATGCGCCCAAGAGTTTACCGGACAAGGAAGAGAAAGAGGAGGCGCAGCAGCCCGAGAGTTTACCAGACAAGGAAGAGAAAGAGGAGGCGCAGCAGCCCGAGAGTTTACCAGACAAGGAAGAGAAAGAAGCGCCCAAGAGTTTACCAGACAAGGAAGAGAACGAGGAGGCGCAGCAGCCCGAGAGTTTACCAGACAGGGCTGCAAATCCAGCAAACATGCAGGAGGAGCAGGCTGTGAGTTCAGCAGACATGAAAAAGATCAAACTCAAGCATTTGCATATATCCTATTGCCCAATGCTTGAAACTGTTTTCTCATCAGGGCAAGTGCCTGAAAACCTCGAAATTCTCCGAGTCAAGCATTGTGATGAGCTGAAGAGTGTGTTTCAGCCGGAGTTGAACGACCGTGAATTACCTAAGTTGAGCACATTGCATCTATCAGACCTACCAGCTTGGACTAGTTCTGGCTACGGGTTTAAATTGAACGAATCAGTGACAAAACATCTTAGAGTTAGCCACGTTAAAGGACTTCAAGATATTCACCCAGATAATGCATCGATGGAAGCCACTCCAGCTGATGAGAATTAA
- the LOC107929463 gene encoding putative disease resistance protein At4g19050 isoform X3 gives MEEPKQQGKNMTDNPKTEGQSSGTPSSDNAGEGEQEQQTNPRETRITTAKDKVGNVVKVIRGELESSTRAVALTGRPGVGKTWLAKQITESAVSPEGPFYMSLWTSLSLNQKKDDMSLFQSIARQLSIPNLGSMWEDADDMDDDDKREEVAGKELEAKVRGELKKRYEECKRNEDPEKKHKFLLVVLDCEGEVKSEDYKEIMDQILSPEDYKNDDDKSLTNVLITSRELGNLDSIEKKVQPYSGDEAVAFLNDRVDNHVSLRSKFQILCADIKKRSQVLPAEIIMLAEALNHTATGELDSAFDAAHLILEAAGNDHVIPLLPFIYGQLPDDNCLIDCFWHSRNLLGKHGGVQYNELIVRWILEGHLDLADGIRKAYNKGYNVMMELVDRGMLKMQEDNLIVLERATLDLEDRNCRELFETSNLGLAGMLEDKGRKVFERMTPTDGMMKTVKVDKEGKSVSSLLIDGSRFSREDPEKFFEQKQHLEVLALFNPRLTCIPDPIPKMNNLLLLVIRGCYLLQTVDCIKGLKELVALEITGSPLLKEMATDFFAEMTKLRSLNLSALGIKSLPDVFNLTALRRLTLRNCTYLVALPKLANLKDLEVFDVSGSSNLNRLQEKSFQSFHKLRFADFSGTSIEKLPIVQKLENLTILLVRGCVRLSGLRFMKHLHKLKVLDVSGATKIKEIFYDCFTDTDNLKILDLSETDIRFLPESLGKSLCDLKLKGCSKLERLLDTRNLTNLELLDLSDCSSLKAFPNNFFEHLTSLKSLDLSNSQVKSFPSHFDLPYLRHLLLKNCSFESLPESKTFGSFDKLRNLVELDLSGCKSPAEQLPSLEHLTDLEVINLSGYKALSEIDASFEHMSWLQVLNLSETKVSSLPKLSNHSKLRSLILNNCTELRTSPDFDILLKLEELDLRGTCSLTNIKAENLSRLTQLKTLRLSKSAFEATQSYLPNLEQLEVLDLSGEEDVEFVPSLDNLIRLRQLLLGGCSKLNKLPPLNSLSQLEVLDLSGTKVPKIGEEIWNLKLKRLHLPEGAIEEFNSGIRTKKLEHLPLELKLDHCYVSKPSEIPQGDKVPLPRIVVLGVELLKSLKEDSALLERIRHSIFSVRAQPKKEDNYSDSRKHIFSCIYSKIKKLPSKEKDDQCLEIQGFDVFPSDIEVLLEHATYVFLVENGFLKNLSDLKADSLKNIRGCWLERCNNVEESIFVEADLGKWGTLEILWISNLPKLKSLYEEKVQSLSFGSIKHLYIDCCPKLETVFPSWLIAENLETLQITFCDNLKTLFGDNGSNGEKEQTWNPEDTRPTNKKEQRATGSEDKKVHETKSSAKEKVQPKSPINKKEEVQPETLTDKEEQEKAQQPESLPDKEGKDAPKSLPDKEEKEEAQQPESLPDKEEKEAPKSLPDKEENEEAQQPESLPDRAANPANMQEEQAVSSADMKKIKLKHLHISYCPMLETVFSSGQVPENLEILRVKHCDELKSVFQPELNDRELPKLSTLHLSDLPAWTSSGYGFKLNESVTKHLRVSHVKGLQDIHPDNASMEATPADEN, from the exons ATGGAAGAACCTAAGCAACAAG GCAAGAATATGACAGACAACCCCAAAACAGAGGGTCAAAGCTCAGGAACACCGTCGTCTGATAATGCTGGAGAAGGGGAGCAAGAGCAACAGACTAATCCTCGAG AAACGAGGATCACTACTGCAAAAGATAAAGTGGGAAATGTAGTGAAAGTGATACGGGGGGAGCTGGAATCTTCCACCAGAGCAGTTGCCCTCACAGGGAGACCTGGAGTAGGGAAAACATGGCTGGCCAAACAAATAACCGAGTCCGCTGTCAGTCCAGAAGGTCCCTTCTACATGTCTCTTTGGACGTCTCTGAGCCTGAATCAAAAGAAGGACGATATGTCTCTTTTTCAATCCATTGCGCGCCAGTTGTCCATCCCTAACTTGGGCAGTATGTGGGAAGATGCCGATGACATGGACGACGACGACAAAAGGGAGGAGGTTGCTGGAAAAGAGCTGGAGGCAAAGGTAAGAGGCGAACTTAAGAAGAGATACGAGGAATGTAAGAGGAATGAGGATCCggaaaaaaaacacaagtttctTTTGGTGGTGTTGGATTGTGAAGGGGAGGTCAAATCTGAAGATTATAAAGAAATCATGGATCAGATACTCTCTCCGGAGGACTATAAGAATGACGACGACAAATCCCTTACCAATGTCTTAATCACATCAAGGGAACTTGGAAACCTTGATTCTATCGAGAAGAAAGTCCAACCCTATTCGGGAGATGAGGCTGTGGCTTTCTTAAACGACAGGGTTGACAACCATGTTTCTCTGCGTTCCAAGTTCCAAATATTATGTGCTGACATTAAAAAGAGAAGCCAGGTTTTGCCTGCTGAAATTATCATGTTAGCTGAAGCCTTAAATCACACTGCAACAGGCGAGCTGGACAGTGCTTTCGATGCAGCACATCTCATTTTGGAGGCCGCTGGAAATGATCATGTGATTCCGCTTCTTCCTTTCATTTATGGCCAGTTGCCAGATGACAATTGCTTGATCGATTGCTTTTGGCATAGCCGGAACTTGCTGGGGAAACATGGGGGTGTTCAGTACAATGAGCTGATCGTTCGCTGGATACTCGAAGGCCATCTTGATCTTGCTGATGGTATCAGGAAGGCTTACAACAAGGGATACAACGTGATGATGGAGCTTGTAGATCGTGGCATGCTGAAGATGCAAGAGGACAATCTTATTGTTCTGGAAAGAGCGACGCTTGATCTTGAGGACCGTAACTGTCGAGAATTGTTCGAAACATCCAACCTGGGGTTGGCCGGCATGCTTGAGGATAAAGGTCGCAAAGTTTTTGAAAGAATGACACCTACTGATGGCATGATGAAGACAGTGAAAGTGGACAAGGAAGGGAAATCAGTCTCCTCGCTACTGATTGATGGAAGCCGTTTCTCGAGAGAAGACCCTGAAAAATTCTTTGAACAAAAGCAGCATCTCGAAGTTCTTGCCCTTTTCAATCCCAGGCTGACATGTATCCCAGACCCCATACCTAAAATGAACAATCTGCTTCTGCTTGTCATCAGAGGCTGTTATCTGCTTCAGACAGTCGATTGCATTAAGGGTCTCAAAGAATTAGTGGCACTTGAGATAACTGGTTCACCCTTGCTCAAGGAAATGGCAACTGATTTTTTTGCTGAAATGACCAAACTTAGAAGCCTTAATCTATCTGCACTGGGAATCAAGTCATTGCCTGATGTCTTCAATCTGACTGCACTTCGGAGGCTCACCCTTAGAAACTGTACTTACCTGGTAGCACTGCCAAAGCTAGCCAATCTCAAAGACCTCGAGGTATTCGATGTTTCTGGATCCTCCAATTTGAATAGGCTCCAAGAAAAAAGTTTCCAGTCATTTCATAAACTTCGATTCGCTGATTTCTCTGGAACCAGCATCGAGAAATTACCAATTGTTCAGAAACTTGAAAATCTAACCATCCTCTTGGTTAGAGGATGTGTTCGTTTGTCTGGACTGCGATTTATGAAGCATCTGCACAAGCTCAAGGTTCTTGATGTTTCAGGTGCTACTAAGATAAAGGAGATATTCTATGATTGCTTTACTGATACTGACAACCTGAAAATCCTTGATCTATCAGAAACCGATATTAGATTTTTGCCTGAAAGCCTTGGCAAAAGTCTATGTGATCTCAAACTTAAAGGTTGTTCCAAGCTTGAAAGACTCCTGGACACAAGAAACCTCACTAACCTAGAGTTACTCGATCTTTCCGATTGCTCTAGTCTAAAAGCGTTTCCAAACAACTTTTTTGAGCACCTGACCAGTCTTAAGTCCCTCGACCTCTCAAACTCCCAAGTTAAAAGTTTTCCATCTCATTTCGACCTTCCCTATCTTCGCCACCTTTTGCTAAAGAATTGCTCGTTCGAAAGTCTTCCAGAGTCGAAAACCTTTGGCTCTTTTGACAAACTTCGTAACCTTGTGGAACTTGATCTCTCAGGTTGTAAGAGCCCAGCTGAGCAATTGCCAAGCTTGGAACATCTTACAGACCTTGAGGTTATTAATCTTTCAGGTTATAAGGCTCTGTCAGAAATAGATGCTTCCTTTGAGCACATGTCTTGGCTTCAAGTTCTCAATCTCTCAGAAACCAAGGTTTCAAGCTTACCAAAACTAAGCAATCACAGCAAACTCCGTTCCCTTATCCTAAATAACTGCACCGAGCTCCGAACTTCTCCAGATTTTGATATCCTTTTAAAACTTGAAGAGCTTGACCTGCGTGGTACATGCTCTTTGACGAATATCAAAGCAGAAAATTTGAGTCGCCTGACTCAGCTAAAAACTCTTAGGTTATCTAAAAGCGCTTTTGAGGCCACTCAATCTTATTTACCAAATTTGGAACAACTTGAGGTTCTGGATCTTTCTGGAGAAGAAGATGTTGAGTTTGTGCCCTCTCTCGACAATCTTATCAGGTTACGCCAGCTCTTGCTAGGGGGTTGTTCGAAGTTAAATAAGTTGCCACCACTGAATTCACTGAGTCAGCTTGAGGTGCTTGATCTATCAGGTACCAAAGTACCAAAGATTGGAGAAGaaatttggaatttaaaattaaaacgcCTTCATCTACCGGAGGGGGCGATTGAAGAATTTAACAGTGGAATTCGTACGAAAAAGCTCGAGCACCTTCCATTGGAGCTAAAGCTGGATCACTGTTATGTCTCTAAGCCTTCAGAGATTCCTCAAGGGGATAAGGTGCCACTACCAAGAATAGTTGTGCTGGGCGTAGAACTCCTCAAAAGTTTGAAGGAAGATTCTGCATTACTGGAGCGTATCAGGCATTCAATTTTCTCTGTTCGAGCACAACCCAAAAAGGAGGACAATTACAGTGATAGTCGTAAGCATATCTTCAGTTGTATCTACTCCAAGATCAAAAAGCTTCCTTCTAAGGAAAAAGATGACCAATGTTTGGAAATCCAAGGATTTGATGTTTTTCCTTCTGATATTGAGGTTCTTCTTGAGCATGCCACATATGTCTTTTTGGTTGAAAATGGTTTTTTGAAAAACTTGTCTGATTTAAAGGCTGACAGCTTGAAGAACATCAGAGGCTGTTGGTTAGAGAGGTGCAACAACGTGGAAGAAAGCATCTTCGTGGAGGCAGATCTTGGGAAGTGGGGAACCCTTGAGATTCTATGGATTTCGAACCTTCCCAAATTGAAGAGTTTGTACGAGGAGAAAGTACAATCCCTGAGTTTTGGGAGCATAAAGCATTTGTACATTGACTGCTGCCCAAAGCTTGAGACGGTTTTCCCATCATGGCTGATCGCTGAAAACCTTGAAACTCTCCAAATTACATTCTGTGATAATCTAAAGACTTTGTTTGGAGATAACGGGTCGAACGGTGAGAAAGAGCAGACCTGGAATCCAGAAGATACGAGGCCCACAAACAAGAAAGAGCAGCGTGCTACGGGTTCAGAAGACAAGAAAGTGCACGAAACCAAGAGTTCAGCCAAAGAAAAGGTGCAGCCGAAGAGTCCCATAAATAAGAAAGAGGAAGTGCAGCCCGAGACCTTAACAGACAAGGAAGAGCAAGAGAAGGCGCAGCAGCCCGAGAGTTTACCAGACAAGGAAGGGAAAGATGCGCCCAAGAGTTTACCGGACAAGGAAGAGAAAGAGGAG GCGCAGCAGCCCGAGAGTTTACCAGACAAGGAAGAGAAAGAAGCGCCCAAGAGTTTACCAGACAAGGAAGAGAACGAGGAGGCGCAGCAGCCCGAGAGTTTACCAGACAGGGCTGCAAATCCAGCAAACATGCAGGAGGAGCAGGCTGTGAGTTCAGCAGACATGAAAAAGATCAAACTCAAGCATTTGCATATATCCTATTGCCCAATGCTTGAAACTGTTTTCTCATCAGGGCAAGTGCCTGAAAACCTCGAAATTCTCCGAGTCAAGCATTGTGATGAGCTGAAGAGTGTGTTTCAGCCGGAGTTGAACGACCGTGAATTACCTAAGTTGAGCACATTGCATCTATCAGACCTACCAGCTTGGACTAGTTCTGGCTACGGGTTTAAATTGAACGAATCAGTGACAAAACATCTTAGAGTTAGCCACGTTAAAGGACTTCAAGATATTCACCCAGATAATGCATCGATGGAAGCCACTCCAGCTGATGAGAATTAA